A segment of the Leptospira barantonii genome:
ACGTTATACGGATCCATGGGCGCGAACATGTTCGCGATTCCCGTCATGAAAAAACTCATGAGAAAATCCGAAGACGAACTTACGATCAAACAGATCATGATCGAAGGAACTCTTTCGATTCAATCGGGGGACAACCCGAGAATCGTGAAGGATAAGTTATCCTCTTTTCTTCCTCCGTCGGAAAGAGACGTTCTCAAGGACGACAGCGAGTAAACTCGGGCTTTCATTATGGCAAAAGCAAAATGTCCGGAATGTATTCAGAATATCCCCGAGTATATGCTTACCTACGGGGACATGGTGACGCTGTTGTTGTGCTTCTTCATCATGCTTTATACCACCGGTAAAACGAACGCGATCGAAATGCAGATCATTCTTTCGGCGTTCAAAACGACGACCGGATTTTTCGACGGAGGACAAACTCTTTCCAAAGGTAGATTGGAAGAGATGGGAATGAACATTGAAAGTCTTCCTTCTCAGACGACCGGAAAGGCTCTGTCGAAATCTAAAAAACTTGCCACCGAACTTTTTAAACCGGAAGTGGAAGCTGGAAAGGTAAAGATCACCGAAGACGAAAGAGGTTTGATTATCTCTCTCGTAAGCGCGGATTATTTCAATCCGGGTTCGGCGGTTCTAACGGATTCGATCAAGATCGCACTTCGTAAAGCGAGTTCGCTTATCAAAGAATTGGATCGTTTCGTAAGAGTGGAAGGACACTGTGACGCGGACGCGGTCAATCCCGGAATTCCCCCCGGAAAGGAAGAACGAGCTTATATCAACAACTGGGATCTCGCGGGAGCGAGAGCGATCAACTCCACGGATTATATCATCAACGTGGAGAAGTTGGATCCGGCCTGGTTTCAAGCTGTGAGTTTCGGAGCGTTCAGACCTTTGGTGGTCGAATATTCGGGAACACCCGAAGCGAAAGCGTACAACCGAAGAATCGATATCGTAATTATGACCGATAAGTCAACCAAGAGAAGTCCATATGAAACGAACTTTGGACTTCCAAAAACGAAAATTCCCGGCTCCGAATCCAGCGTACCTGGCAAAGAGTGATCGGAAGAACGACTAACGTTAAAATTCAGGAGGCAAACCCATGGGTGATGCGGAAA
Coding sequences within it:
- the motB gene encoding flagellar motor protein MotB, whose product is MAKAKCPECIQNIPEYMLTYGDMVTLLLCFFIMLYTTGKTNAIEMQIILSAFKTTTGFFDGGQTLSKGRLEEMGMNIESLPSQTTGKALSKSKKLATELFKPEVEAGKVKITEDERGLIISLVSADYFNPGSAVLTDSIKIALRKASSLIKELDRFVRVEGHCDADAVNPGIPPGKEERAYINNWDLAGARAINSTDYIINVEKLDPAWFQAVSFGAFRPLVVEYSGTPEAKAYNRRIDIVIMTDKSTKRSPYETNFGLPKTKIPGSESSVPGKE